Proteins from a genomic interval of Streptomyces fodineus:
- a CDS encoding DUF4333 domain-containing protein, whose amino-acid sequence MWSRFVIGIIGSAVAVTVLGAVGTHVIADPESTSRLDVDSTVNVGGQKALAADVVESRTEHRYHPLPWVGTKLSGVTCPTGLKAVAGASITCTGRKPDGSAVRIPVRVRRATDSTVTWIFDR is encoded by the coding sequence ATGTGGAGCAGGTTCGTCATCGGGATCATCGGCAGTGCCGTCGCCGTCACCGTGCTCGGGGCCGTCGGCACCCATGTGATCGCCGACCCCGAGTCCACCTCGCGCCTGGACGTGGACAGCACGGTGAACGTCGGCGGGCAGAAGGCGCTCGCCGCGGACGTCGTCGAGAGCCGCACCGAGCACAGGTACCACCCGCTGCCGTGGGTCGGCACCAAGCTCTCCGGCGTCACCTGCCCGACCGGTCTGAAGGCCGTCGCCGGGGCGAGCATCACCTGTACGGGCAGGAAGCCCGACGGCTCGGCCGTCCGCATCCCCGTCCGGGTACGCCGGGCCACGGACTCGACCGTGACCTGGATCTTCGACCG